The Micromonospora siamensis genome contains the following window.
GTTCGCGGTCTTCGACCGCCCGTACGCGGCCCACGGGTCGTACGGCTGGCGGGCGAAGTGCGGGTCGTCGAAGTCGAAGGGCTGCCCCAGGTGTGCACCCGAGCTGACCAGCACCACCCGGGCCGAGCCGGCGGCGCGCAGCCGGTCGTGCAGGCCCCGGGCGAGCGCGAAGTGGCCCAGATGGTTGGTGGCGAGCTGCATCTCCCAGCCCTGCGCCGTGAGCTGCCTGGCGGGCAGCGCCATGATCCCCGCGTTGGTGACCAGCGCGTCCAGCGGCCCGTCCCACCCGGCGACGAAGGCGTCGACGCTGTCCGGGTCGGCCAGGTCCAGGGCGCCCGCCCGGACACGGCCGGCGAACTCGGCGACCAGCTCCTCGGCCGCCCCCGGCCTGCGGGTCGCCACGGATACCTCCGCCCCCGCCCCGGCGAGGGCCCGGACGGTCTCCGCGCCGATTCCGGACGCGCCGCCGGTGACGATCATCCGACGGCCGGTGAGGTCGACGCCGGTCAGGATCTCGGTGGCC
Protein-coding sequences here:
- a CDS encoding SDR family NAD(P)-dependent oxidoreductase, coding for MTTTSRLRTPFTTRTTATEILTGVDLTGRRMIVTGGASGIGAETVRALAGAGAEVSVATRRPGAAEELVAEFAGRVRAGALDLADPDSVDAFVAGWDGPLDALVTNAGIMALPARQLTAQGWEMQLATNHLGHFALARGLHDRLRAAGSARVVLVSSGAHLGQPFDFDDPHFARQPYDPWAAYGRSKTANVLMAVGIARRWAADGITANALNPGYVMTNLQRHLDDGTLRAFGVLDDAGNPIEPPDYFKTPAQGAATSVLLAASPLAAGVTGRYLQDNQEVEVVPGGPEATGGVAAHAVDPATADRLWAYGERELAAR